GGTAGGCGTTGTAGCTATAGGGGTTAATGCTGACATTGTAGGGTGAACTGTAGGGGGAAGATTCCCCTAAGCAGGGCTTCCCATCTCTTACCAGAACAGGCACGGCTATCCTCCTCGGTGGAGGGATCCCGACCATttctagggtctgatcctgtctCTGCCTTTTGCATTTATACCTTCTATTCTGGAACCAAATTTTGACCTGGGTGGAGGTGAGCTTTAGGACGTTCGCTAAATGGTCTCTCTCGGGGGCCGAGAGATACTTCTGTTGCTTGAACCTTCTCTCCAGTTCATAGACTTGAGCTTGAGAGAAGAGGACGCGGggtttcctcctcttcctttgtCTGGGGCGCTCTGGATCCTCCAAGCCCCCTTTCTCCTGTTCCAGGGTCTTGTGAAGGGAGCACAGTTctgaagcaaaacaaagaaaccaaCACACAATAATCAATGTATGTGAATCATTGTAACCCATGTAAATGAGTATCACGGACTTTCCACTAAACTAAACTCTgcttctgtttgagctacagaCTCCAAATAACTTTCAAGCCCGTTCGTTGCCGCTGGAGTTTCTCCAGGATGTTATTTCCATTGTAGAGTTCTTAAACTATATTAGTAAATGTTACTACATTTATTAAAGCGCCATAGTAAATGAGAAATTAGATTAATGCGTAATTACTTAAAAATCGGAACGACTATTTCGATCTTTAATCTCTTTATTACAGAGTTGATTCGTTTTATACTGTATTTGTAGCGAGTATCCACCGACCGCATTGAAATCGGCTCAGCTGTTTCTTAATTGCGCAGAAATAATGTCTGtcgcctattttttttttttagtagtagtagtagtagtcaAAATGCTACGGGCCTTAAATGTAAACAGGGCAACCATGGATATCCCTTACGGATACTGTGAACATTaaagagcagggactgtctatgATTCTTTCAGCAGAAAAATTGTCGGGTGAGTAATAGATTTTGGAATTATTCTCCTGAATTAAAAGTTGCCAGTTTGCAATTCATTTTGATTCCACTGGCTGATCGTTGTTTTCCGTTTGCCACATAGTTCACTTTGCTCGCAATTTATAACACACAGTTTCATTTTTGCTGTTGTACCAAAATTCTTCCTGTAAACGAGTTTGGAAATAAGTTACAGGTAACAGGAAACTTCTCGGCAACattctctcctcttcctgctcccccatcccaaaaccTCAAGCCTCTCCAGTCCCCTGCTCGAAGGATTCAGCTAGCTAGCAAACAGGAGTTGCTGAGCGCCGGCGGATCATAGTCTGGAAGGCTCTACGGAGATGAAAAGGGTGATAATATTTTTCGTGTACTATCTCCATGTCTCTCCTTCCAGTAACATTCCCTGTAAACAAGTGACCATCTTACAAGCAGCAAGACACTGCCTAGAGTTCAGTCAAAATGGCCTTTCCATTCCACGGGGATTGGTCTGGAATCGCTAAAATAACCGGTCCTATTTTTCGGAAAGAccaaaaagaatattttcttgGGTACTATTTAATAATTGCTCTGCCTACCTGTACGTCTCTATTTCTATTCTTGGAGCTATTATGTAAGTAATCTgctttaatgtaattcaaaaagAATTACTAACAAACATTGCTATCAGCTGGGTTGATACAGGagacaaccccctccccctccatcactcTGAGCTGAGGGGTGTCCTGGGGTCTGGCCTTTTTCTTCAGTTACATGGAGTGGAAGCCGTTAAGTGATCTCTTTCCCCCCTATAACTTCCCTCTCCTTTTTAGTAGCTTGGGTCTGATGGCCGGTAAGTGTGGTGGGGAAAGAAAAGTAGATAGAGATTGTTTCGAGGCACAGGGAAGACGATCTTCCCCCTTTATCTTATCAGAGCATCTAAAAATCCTCCAGCGCCCCAATAAACGGTCTCACCTCTAGATAACAACCCCCAACCAGTTGCCAACGAAGGCCTGGGGTTGTACTTTCAAAAGAGCCCCCCTCGGTGTTATTTAAAACACTCCTCGGAGTGCTGCCCTTTTACCTTTCTTGTCCACTTTAGAGTCCTTGGCCGAGTCCACTTCCATGTAGTTTTTAACATAGAAGGAGCTGGGGAAGGTGGTGGAGTTTTTGGAAGGGTGAATCTGAGTCTGCTCCTCGCTGAGTGCAGGAAGGGCTGTTGTCTCTGCCGTGTACGTCTCCTGTTTGAAGGTTGACAgcatgcaggaggaggaggaggacagggtGGAGAGCTCCATCGAAGCCAGGCCGGTCTGATGCTGCTCCAGATTCAAAATATCCTTGACAGAAAAGGGCGTAGTAGTCACGGGACTAGGAAACATTGTGGGGGCAAGTGAGGCAGCGACCAGAGCCCCGCTTCATGTAAAGGTGAATTGGAAACAACCAACCTGGAGCGGTCGTGACTCCTGAGCTCTCCAAAGGGGCACATAGCATTCCAGCAATTAGCCTTGACTTGTGGACTGGAGGCAGGTAGAACCAGACCATAAAGGAAAAGAAGGAGGGACTAGGCAGTTTTTGGGTGACTTTAGCTTTCTATTGGCTAACtgagcagtgatggaataaaagATGCAAAGTTCCATGTCACCTAATATAGTAATACAACTCAAAAACATCCCCACTCATTTAAAGGGGCAGCGTTGTATTTATCCAGCTTTCCCCCGCAGACTTTGTTGAtcttttaacaaaaaaattcCGAAAGGCCTCATGTGTACAAACCCCCTATCTGATGCCATCTATCATACAGTCAGATTAAATAAACAGGCCCGGAGGAAACAATCAAGCAAATATGTGCTGACTTCCATTTAAAATATGGAAGTTTCGTTTTTAGTAATCTGCACTATGTGATCCAAATGATAACAGAAGAGCCTTCACCATTCGTTGGGACACCATAAGGGGAAATTTACGTCTGTGATTGAAGAAGAAATCGATGAGATTCTGATGAGGCATATTATCTACAGCGCCAGTGTATGGTGTATAGCAATGTAGCCAAAGAGCCCACACGTGGTTCTTTTTCATCTGTTTGATTGTAGCTCTGTTCAGGACAAAAAGCTATCAAGACTCTGTTTTTCCTGTAAAAATTATCGCTTGTAATTGATCTCTTTTAATGCTTGCCACCCAGCGTTCTGCAATGCAGCGGACTCGGGGGCAATATTAGTAATCTAGCGCATTTAAAGAGCGGGTTAAGAAATAAATAAGCAATAATGTGCAACTTTGCGGTGACTGTGGAGATCAGAGGCAAGCTATATGTGATGCAAAAGCACTAAATACAGCAGCAGTTAAGGAAAACACTCTGTTCGCTAACACAAACAACCGCTCAGCAGCGAAAAACTAAAGTGTGGGCTCTTTGCAAATACAAATTGGAAAATTAATCTCTATTATCTGCCTCGGAGAGTAAATATCTGAATCCCAGTCTCGGGGCCTGGCTTTCCATAAGTGGAAGGCTATGACTGTGGATCACTGCAGCTCCTTGTATTCAAGGACCAGAAGTGGGAGCTCATTAATTTCATGCACTTATTGCCACTAAAATAAACCGCAGCAGCAAATCCTTCCGAAGGActcggctgggggagggggcgttgcGATGCTTTcagttaaaaacacacacacaacccaaaaACGTTTAAGTAACTTCTTGGGGAAAGTATTTGGTGTGTGGAATCCCCAGAATTGCGTGGGGAGAAGAGCAGTCTCTAAAAGGCAACTGGAAGGCAGCTCTTCCCAGGCACATCTCCCTAATGATCTCTTAATCCAATCCAGGGTGATAAGAGATAAGGAAAGGGACTTGTGGCTCCATGTGGAAAAGTGGAGCGGAAAAGAGTCTTCGGGTGATATGGTGAGTTCGCCTGGCCTTTGACATATCCTTCCTGGGCAGAGATACTAGTGAAGGGGGGTggccagtttttttgtttttttttccctaagGCAGGGTCAGGATTTTTAGGAGGCGGAGAGGGGTAATGTCTGAGGTCTTATGCAGCAGCAGAGCCATTTTGAATATGTCCATCTATGCCTTCGTGCTAGGGCGCCGACTGCAGCCATGTGTAAGAGGGGAGAATGGCCGAATGCATCTCTCGGGTTTTTATTCCGATTGGCAATAGAAAGTGTTTGGGGTGTATGAAAACCCAGCTCCCCGGCCTGACATAGCATCGCCCCTTCTCCAGTAACTCGCCTGGCATTTCTTGTCATGGAACTGCCCGGGATGAACCCACCCGGTGCTAATGTGGATGTCCCCGGCGCTTTAGGCTTTGCAATGGAATTCAGCGTTACTGGACCGGGCCCTTGTGCTGGGCAGCGGGTGCTTGGCCACGGGGAAAGGCGGGTGCGTGATCAGAGCCAGAAAGAAAGAGCTAATGTAGGGAGAGCAGCAAGACGAACCAGCCCCCGTTGCACACGAACACGTGGGGGATAACAACCTTacccagtatcagaggggtagccctgttagtctgaatctgtaaaaagcaacagagggtcctgtggcacctttaagactaacagaagtattggagcataagctttcgtgggtgaatgcccacttcatcagacgtctgatgaagtgggcattcacccacgaaagcttatgctccaatacttctgttagtcttaaaggtgccacaggaccctctggaCCTTACCCAGAAGCACCTGCCCCTATTTATAAAAAATGGTTTTTCCCTCCTGCGAACTAGACTCGATGGCAAGGAGCATATTGTTGATCTCTTTCTGTTTGATCAGCCACCTTTATCGGAAGAGCGGCccaatttcttctctttcccactGGGGATCTGAATTCTGACATTTAGCTATCATTTACCAGCCCCTCCGCCCTTTTCCCTTTTCTCTAGTGGCTTCAGATATGTTTGTATTTtctacaaacgtttttttctcctgctgataatagcccaccttaatcaattagtctcattagagttggtatggcaacacccgttttttcatgttctctgtgtatatatatcttcctactgtaatttccattgcatgcatctgatgaagtgggctttagcccaggaaagcttatgctcaaataaatgtgttagtgaggtgtcacaagtactccttgttcttaaGGCGGAAATGTAACTTTCTCTCGAATGAGAAAAATAATTAACTCGCTCTAGCCTGCAGTGTATTGACTCTCCCAGGCTGGATCGAAGCTCCCTGAGTGTGGAGTTCGCTTTATCTCCTAAATTGCTGCTATCCGATGAAGTAGCAACATCCGATTCAATTAAAATTCTTGCTGCAAACGATTGCTAGTGTCCTGGTACCTTTTCGTTGGTGAATCGGAGCTGGAACTTGCGATGACAGTGTAAGAGATTAGAGTGTACAGAGAGGCCTGAAATATTGCTGTTTAATGAAGGGAAACGCAGCCATTACAGCTCGCTTATTTTCAGCTATTCTTTCTCAGAAAATGTTTGGCACTTCTTTAGTAAATAACTGTAGAAGGAATTAAGAGCAACTCTTAGATCAATTCGAGCGACTATTCAAAAATATGGTGTGGatggtgtgtgtatatacatcaATATATGGAGAGACTAAATATAACCCTCTAGACGCCTACATAGGTTGGTTGCATCTAGAATGTATAAACTCCACTCTTCAGGCTGCCCTTGCATCTCTAGTCCCTCtgaggtgggtgtgggtgtgtaaaATAAATGCTACTTAACCGGGTAGCAGCGTGGGAGATAATGCAAACTCCGCGCTTAGGGAGCTTCTCCCCAAACATATCATACACCTGCCTAACATTTAAAAATACGTATAGGGACATAAAgtataggaacacaggaattgtcaTGGCTAATCTAGTATCCTGTCCTATGACTATACCGTTTAGCCGGGCGAAAATATCGAagtccctctgtctctctctctcgtcttCCTAAAGCTGCATGAAGTGAAGAGCTTTCCTGAACTAACATGTTTGCGGTCTTTTCTTCTTTAGAGGGCATCCATCTTTCTTTTAGACGGAAAACGCTTCTTCGCTTCAGAATACAGTATGCTAGGTCAGTGCAAAGCTCCTCTCCTGCTCTGTCCTATGTCAGGATGAAACATTTTGTCTTTGCTTGCGCTTGCGTTTCCGTGTATAGAATGCTCTGTGCTCAGCTCCCCATCTCTACATGGAGCTATTAATGCCCCCTATCTCCCACCCTTTCTAGGTCTTAtttgtttagattgtaagatctttggggcagggactgtctcttgcagtgtgtttgtgcagtgcctagcccaatggggctctgatctcggcTGGCCTCGCTGGGTGCTACCACCGTCTTTGCAgggtcagaggttctcaaacttttcccaGGCATCCGGGCGCATGTTGTCCTTGCTATGAGCTTGCAGCTTCTGTCGGTCTTCACTTCATGCCGAGTCTGTAGCTAGTGCGGCCTGTGTGTACATTGAGATGAAAGCTGCCtgcatataaaatattattaattGGAAACTGTAGGGTTCCTAGCGGG
Above is a window of Emys orbicularis isolate rEmyOrb1 chromosome 8, rEmyOrb1.hap1, whole genome shotgun sequence DNA encoding:
- the NKX2-5 gene encoding homeobox protein Nkx-2.5 — protein: MFPSPVTTTPFSVKDILNLEQHQTGLASMELSTLSSSSSCMLSTFKQETYTAETTALPALSEEQTQIHPSKNSTTFPSSFYVKNYMEVDSAKDSKVDKKELCSLHKTLEQEKGGLEDPERPRQRKRRKPRVLFSQAQVYELERRFKQQKYLSAPERDHLANVLKLTSTQVKIWFQNRRYKCKRQRQDQTLEMVGIPPPRRIAVPVLVRDGKPCLGESSPYSSPYNVSINPYSYNAYPAYTNYNSSACNANYNCNYPSMQTMQPAAAGNNFMNFSVGDLNSVQTPIPQGNAGISTLHGIRAW